The Bacillota bacterium genome segment CACGAGGCAGCACGGCAGGGCATCTTTCCCATCATTGACTTCTTCCTGAGAAAGGGCGACTTCCGCCTGAACGGCTGGGTGGTGCTCACCGGGGTTGAGGCCCTGGATATCTTGAGGGCACCGGGAGCGCAGGAGCAGACACCGGCTCAGGAGCTCTTCGGGATGATCGCCAACGCAGTGCGGCACTCCAAGACTGTGCCCGTGGACCTTCTGGACGTGGCCAGGGTAATGGTGGCCGAGGGCAGGGATCCCCTGATCCCCAGGGTGGAACCCATCAGAGACCCAGAGGGAAAGCTCCCCGGGACCGGAGGCCGATCCGACCCCTCCGGGTCCCTGCGGCTGGGGGGATCCGGCATGTTCAGGGAGGACAGGCTCGTGGGCTGGCTGGACCCCGCTGAGACCAGGGGTGCCAACAGGCTTCTTGGAGAGACGGACTCCGGTGTAATCACCGTCCACTCACCAGATATTGGAAAGGCATCCGTGGAGATACTGCGTTCCTCTACCACTGTGAAGGTGAGCCTGGAGGGTGACACCGTCCGGGTCAGCGTCAAGTTGGTAGAACTGGGCAGCGCGGGGGAACTCTACGACCCGTCCGTGGACCTTTCCCAGTCTGAGGTGGTCAGGGACCTGGAGGCAGCCTTTGCCCAGGCAGCGGAGGACGAGATGAGGGCGGCCGTCAAAAAGGCCCAGTCCGCCGGTTCGGATGTCTTCGGCTTCGGCGAAAGGCTCGCCCGGCACGACCCAGATGCCTGGAGAAGGACCAGCTCCCGCTGGCGGGATCACTACTTCCCCAGAGCACAGGTAACCTACGACATCAGAACCACGCTCGTGACGACCCAGCAGATCCTGCACCCCACCGGGGTCTGGAGACAAATCGGGGGTGATGGGTGACGCAAGAGGAGCGGGTCTCCACCTGGCAGGCAACATGGCTTATGGTAACGACGGTGTTCCCCACCGCCATCCTATTCCTGCCCTCCATCGCGGCGGTAGCCCAGCAGGATGCCTGGATGGCACCCCTTATAGCCACGGGGAGCGGGCTTTACCTTTCTTTGCTG includes the following:
- a CDS encoding Ger(x)C family spore germination protein, with the translated sequence MIPSLRRVSFTVLALALAFLATSCWSRREINDLAIVTAVGVDRLPEEDKGAWRFIVEIPRPRDQGGSPGGGGTAMVDTRPFLTAATTGETIWEAERNFATQSSRKLFLGQSNIAIIGHEAARQGIFPIIDFFLRKGDFRLNGWVVLTGVEALDILRAPGAQEQTPAQELFGMIANAVRHSKTVPVDLLDVARVMVAEGRDPLIPRVEPIRDPEGKLPGTGGRSDPSGSLRLGGSGMFREDRLVGWLDPAETRGANRLLGETDSGVITVHSPDIGKASVEILRSSTTVKVSLEGDTVRVSVKLVELGSAGELYDPSVDLSQSEVVRDLEAAFAQAAEDEMRAAVKKAQSAGSDVFGFGERLARHDPDAWRRTSSRWRDHYFPRAQVTYDIRTTLVTTQQILHPTGVWRQIGGDG